A window of the Saprospiraceae bacterium genome harbors these coding sequences:
- a CDS encoding Bpu10I family restriction endonuclease, producing the protein MKHFEIYYAEIKTDKFRIFSHQSDFLSSLLPEFLYLLYDKFVIRQHKEFIIETQKDLVIDLSFLPYSTSAINFKSKRVDVAILKPCSFSVNKEKLNDFNIALIAIEVKTNLDKNMIGGVEYSVQRLKRTFPLCKYYLISELADFAYEKQNYAASAIDEILITRKQKRSEVRRDSTKLNPIDANLMFNHLKEVLHFLETAIEAPVLLSKRLKKGKLIK; encoded by the coding sequence TTGAAGCATTTTGAAATATATTATGCAGAAATTAAAACTGATAAATTCAGAATATTTAGTCATCAATCAGACTTTCTTTCTTCTTTGCTTCCGGAGTTTCTATATCTGCTATACGACAAGTTTGTAATTAGACAACATAAGGAATTTATTATAGAAACACAAAAGGACTTGGTTATTGATTTATCCTTTCTTCCTTATTCCACATCTGCAATAAATTTCAAATCTAAAAGGGTAGATGTTGCAATACTAAAGCCATGCTCATTTTCCGTCAATAAAGAAAAGCTAAACGATTTTAATATTGCACTAATAGCAATTGAAGTAAAAACAAATCTTGACAAGAATATGATTGGAGGAGTTGAATATTCAGTTCAAAGACTGAAAAGAACTTTTCCATTATGTAAATATTACCTAATTTCTGAATTGGCAGACTTTGCTTATGAAAAACAAAACTATGCAGCTTCTGCTATTGACGAAATATTAATTACGAGAAAACAAAAAAGAAGTGAGGTTAGAAGAGATTCAACTAAACTTAATCCTATTGACGCTAATTTAATGTTCAATCACCTCAAAGAAGTTTTGCATTTCCTTGAAACTGCCATTGAGGCACCAGTTCTTTTGAGTAAGAGATTAAAAAAGGGCAAACTAATAAAATAA
- a CDS encoding DNA cytosine methyltransferase, producing the protein MQRSRFDYRGPPCQGFSIAASNRRKKDDPRNHLYLHYVRAVEMIKPKFIIVENVKEIVKFKLENGELLLNDFTNRLAKLGYKLNWRMLNAKNFGVPQDRIRFFLVGSLDEKIILESIETHSEENNSSKLKPVLTLEEAINDLPIPVRDVDEYPYNKKPLNDYQKKMRKGSDKVYNHEPMRHTQRIIERFKHIPINGSILNAPSSHRNRTRGDVDVLSEKVYSQNHRRLNPKEPSKTITASFYSSFIHSYQDRNLTVREAARIQGFPDKFRFLGKRTTLSNKLLAKKGDT; encoded by the coding sequence ATTCAAAGGAGTAGATTTGATTATAGGGGCCCACCTTGTCAAGGATTTTCAATTGCCGCGAGTAATAGAAGAAAGAAAGATGATCCACGTAATCATCTATATCTTCATTATGTTAGAGCCGTTGAAATGATAAAACCCAAATTTATCATTGTAGAAAATGTAAAAGAAATAGTAAAATTTAAGCTAGAAAATGGAGAGCTTTTGCTAAATGATTTTACTAATCGTTTAGCAAAATTAGGTTATAAACTTAATTGGCGAATGTTGAACGCAAAGAATTTTGGTGTACCTCAGGACAGAATCAGATTTTTTTTAGTTGGCTCCCTTGATGAAAAAATAATTTTGGAATCTATAGAAACACATTCAGAAGAAAACAATTCATCCAAATTAAAACCTGTTTTAACACTAGAAGAAGCAATAAATGATTTACCTATTCCAGTAAGGGATGTTGATGAATACCCTTACAATAAAAAGCCACTTAATGATTATCAAAAGAAAATGAGAAAAGGTTCTGATAAGGTATATAATCATGAACCTATGAGACATACACAAAGAATTATTGAGAGATTTAAACATATCCCTATTAACGGTAGTATTTTAAATGCCCCGTCAAGTCATCGCAACAGAACAAGAGGTGATGTTGATGTTTTATCAGAGAAAGTTTATTCTCAAAATCATAGAAGGCTTAACCCAAAAGAACCTAGTAAAACTATAACTGCATCTTTCTATTCAAGTTTTATTCATTCTTATCAAGACCGAAATTTAACAGTAAGAGAGGCAGCCCGAATTCAGGGTTTTCCAGACAAATTCAGGTTTTTAGGTAAGCGGACAACATTAAGTAATAAATTACTTGCTAAAAAAGGGGATACATGA
- a CDS encoding DNA cytosine methyltransferase has product MSKPTFIDLFAGAGGASTGLINAGFECIAAIEIDDWAADTYELNHPSTKVIKAIFKRFRIKS; this is encoded by the coding sequence ATGAGCAAACCAACATTTATAGATTTATTTGCAGGAGCAGGCGGTGCATCTACTGGACTTATTAATGCTGGATTTGAATGTATTGCGGCAATTGAAATTGATGATTGGGCAGCTGATACATACGAACTAAATCACCCATCGACCAAGGTTATCAAAGCGATATTCAAAAGGTTCAGAATAAAGAGTTAA
- a CDS encoding helix-turn-helix domain-containing protein: MKTQTIGIILRELREAKGLLLREVGAKLSLDPTILSKIEQDKRMPTKEQVRALADFYKDQKNEVIIAWLSDKLVYEVQDEALAIQAMHVAEEKIKYKSIPKKK; this comes from the coding sequence TTGAAAACACAGACAATTGGAATAATTCTGCGAGAATTAAGAGAAGCTAAAGGACTTTTGCTTAGAGAAGTTGGGGCAAAACTTTCACTTGACCCGACTATTTTAAGCAAAATAGAGCAAGACAAACGAATGCCGACAAAGGAGCAAGTAAGAGCACTTGCCGACTTTTATAAAGACCAAAAAAATGAAGTAATCATTGCCTGGCTTTCAGACAAACTGGTTTACGAAGTGCAAGATGAAGCTTTAGCAATACAGGCAATGCATGTGGCAGAAGAAAAAATTAAATATAAAAGTATACCTAAGAAAAAATGA
- a CDS encoding DNA cytosine methyltransferase, with protein sequence MGLHNAGINTFAAIEQDKFAAETFKINFPKAKVYQRDITTFSNEEIKSKFSKIDIIVGGPPCQGFSVAGPYKFGILDDRNNLVQEYLRFVSVINPNICVLENVKNIMNGKLKSKQSVIEHVLEHFDKLEYNVKIYTLFAPNFGVPQSRTRVFIIAIKKKSKIEFPEIIETHGTKKAWVTVSEALDDLPLIDSGEGFDLEPNKFNYNFKPKSDYQKLMRINSNGIYNHVAMQHTKRLIERFKHIPQGGSLLDVPTEHGQRQRNGSKLDEKPRFKMNNQRLDPKNISQCVTASFQSTFVHPKLDRNLTAREGARLQSFPDTFIFTGPRTLMSKTLLIREKEDEIGLSQYNQIGNAVPPLLAEAIESNIKSSFKIE encoded by the coding sequence TTGGGCTTGCATAATGCTGGAATAAATACATTCGCAGCAATTGAGCAAGATAAATTCGCTGCTGAAACATTTAAAATTAATTTCCCTAAAGCGAAAGTTTACCAACGTGATATAACTACTTTCTCAAACGAAGAAATTAAAAGTAAATTTTCAAAAATTGATATAATAGTTGGTGGTCCTCCTTGCCAAGGCTTCTCTGTCGCTGGACCTTATAAGTTTGGTATTCTAGATGACAGAAATAATTTAGTTCAAGAGTACTTGAGGTTTGTATCAGTGATCAATCCAAATATTTGTGTTTTGGAAAATGTAAAAAACATAATGAATGGAAAACTGAAATCTAAACAAAGTGTAATTGAACATGTCCTTGAACATTTTGACAAGTTAGAATATAATGTTAAAATATATACTCTTTTTGCTCCTAACTTTGGGGTGCCCCAGTCAAGAACGAGAGTTTTCATTATTGCAATAAAGAAAAAATCAAAAATTGAGTTTCCTGAAATAATTGAAACTCACGGTACAAAAAAAGCATGGGTAACAGTTTCAGAAGCACTAGATGACTTACCATTAATTGACTCTGGAGAAGGATTTGATTTAGAGCCCAATAAATTCAATTACAATTTCAAACCTAAATCAGATTATCAGAAACTTATGAGAATTAATTCTAATGGAATTTATAATCATGTAGCAATGCAACATACTAAAAGGCTTATAGAACGATTTAAACATATTCCCCAAGGTGGCTCATTGCTTGATGTCCCAACAGAACATGGACAAAGGCAAAGAAATGGATCAAAATTGGATGAAAAACCTAGGTTCAAAATGAACAATCAAAGGTTAGACCCTAAAAATATTTCACAGTGTGTTACAGCTTCTTTTCAATCAACATTCGTTCACCCAAAACTTGACCGAAACTTGACAGCTAGGGAGGGTGCTAGACTTCAATCGTTTCCTGATACATTTATTTTTACTGGGCCGAGAACATTAATGAGTAAAACACTTTTAATTAGAGAAAAAGAAGATGAAATTGGTCTTTCTCAATACAACCAAATTGGTAACGCAGTTCCACCATTGCTTGCAGAGGCTATTGAAAGCAATATTAAAAGTAGCTTTAAAATAGAATAA